A window from Halomicrobium urmianum encodes these proteins:
- the mptA gene encoding GTP cyclohydrolase MptA gives MSQQLPDVQASSPDVTVGLNRVGVTGVEKLVKIGRGDQRPIVLMAEFEVFVDLPSWRKGADMSRNMEVIDETLEAAVSQEVEGIEDVCGEAAERLLEKHDYTTQAEVRMEAEYVTREETPESGRPTQSTADIVASATADEDGTREEIGARVTGMTVCPCSQGMSAARARDALRGLGVEDETIDAFLEEVPQPGHSQRGHATLTIESQGAPDVDLDDVIEVARDAMSARIYNLAKRPDEDHMTYESHKNAKFVEDCVRSMAEGVVDRFPHLPDDAVVTMKQSNDESIHQHNAHAERVAEFETLKREVGGE, from the coding sequence ATGAGTCAGCAACTTCCGGACGTACAGGCCTCGAGTCCTGACGTCACCGTCGGTCTGAACCGGGTGGGCGTCACGGGCGTCGAGAAACTCGTCAAGATCGGCCGCGGGGACCAGCGGCCGATCGTCCTGATGGCGGAGTTCGAGGTCTTCGTCGACCTGCCCTCCTGGCGCAAGGGGGCGGACATGAGCCGCAACATGGAGGTCATCGACGAGACCCTGGAGGCGGCCGTCAGCCAGGAGGTCGAGGGCATCGAGGACGTCTGTGGGGAAGCCGCCGAGCGACTGCTGGAGAAGCACGACTACACGACGCAGGCCGAGGTGCGCATGGAGGCCGAGTACGTCACGCGCGAGGAGACGCCCGAGTCCGGGCGTCCCACGCAGTCCACTGCGGACATCGTCGCGTCGGCGACGGCCGACGAGGACGGCACGCGCGAGGAGATCGGCGCCCGCGTCACCGGCATGACCGTCTGTCCCTGTTCGCAGGGGATGTCCGCCGCCCGGGCTCGCGACGCGCTGCGCGGCCTCGGCGTCGAGGACGAGACGATCGACGCCTTCCTCGAGGAGGTCCCCCAGCCCGGCCACTCCCAGCGGGGCCACGCCACGCTCACCATCGAGAGCCAGGGCGCACCCGACGTCGACCTCGACGACGTCATCGAGGTCGCCCGGGACGCCATGAGCGCCCGGATCTACAACCTCGCCAAGCGGCCCGACGAGGACCACATGACCTACGAGTCCCACAAGAACGCCAAGTTCGTCGAGGACTGCGTCCGCTCGATGGCCGAGGGCGTCGTCGACCGATTCCCGCACCTGCCGGACGACGCCGTCGTCACCATGAAGCAGTCCAACGACGAGTCCATCCACCAGCACAACGCCCACGCCGAGCGCGTCGCCGAGTTCGAGACGCTGAAGCGGGAAGTCGGTGGGGAGTAG
- a CDS encoding aryl-sulfate sulfotransferase gives MDATRAVTGLLAVVTVTAGFAPAAATATADQGVASSAAASGPALQTDASNACVGTIRERPDNATLLSLQGARGSNYTTALLTGIAPNGSIIGVHDVTAHGGRWAYDVDVLPNGNLLMASTEPGITVVTEIDPATGEHVSERRFENVEDGHDADLHGDELYLVDKGDERNRVLIYNLTREEITWEYRFDEHSEAFPREGGGPYADDWTHVNDVERIGGGLIMASIRNFDQVVAIDRETKEIAWMLGEDGDRDVLFEQHNPDYFEGENGTPTVIVADSRNDRVVEYARIEAGADVDLGANATRVNDEWVRTWTLEGGQLDDPRDADRLPNGHTLVSDRRGHRLLEVTPSGEVVWETYGPWQPYDAERVGTGDESSGPTMREAGATGTVEMTGSQGIDVERQEQCYEYLTSSDRADRLLRPGVLDGGTTGPATTDAGDANATDASDDGTTATPALGTQSDGPDGWMFAAGLLGAAALAAAALLTRRLG, from the coding sequence ATGGACGCGACGCGCGCAGTCACGGGCCTCCTCGCCGTCGTCACGGTCACCGCCGGGTTCGCACCGGCGGCGGCCACCGCGACGGCCGACCAGGGAGTCGCCTCGTCGGCGGCCGCTTCCGGACCGGCACTCCAGACCGACGCCTCGAACGCCTGCGTCGGGACGATCCGCGAGCGACCCGACAACGCCACGCTGCTCTCGCTCCAGGGGGCGCGGGGGTCGAACTACACCACGGCGCTGCTGACCGGCATCGCCCCGAACGGCTCGATCATCGGCGTCCACGACGTCACGGCCCACGGCGGCCGGTGGGCCTACGACGTCGACGTGCTGCCGAACGGGAACCTGCTGATGGCGAGCACCGAGCCCGGCATCACCGTCGTGACCGAGATCGACCCCGCGACCGGCGAACACGTCTCTGAGCGCCGCTTCGAGAACGTCGAGGACGGCCACGACGCCGACCTCCACGGCGACGAACTGTACCTCGTCGACAAGGGCGACGAGCGCAACCGGGTGCTGATCTACAACCTCACGCGGGAGGAGATCACCTGGGAGTACCGCTTCGACGAGCACTCGGAGGCCTTCCCGCGTGAGGGCGGCGGTCCCTACGCCGACGACTGGACCCACGTCAACGACGTCGAGCGGATCGGTGGCGGTCTGATCATGGCCTCGATCCGGAACTTCGACCAGGTCGTCGCCATCGACCGCGAGACCAAGGAGATCGCGTGGATGCTCGGCGAGGACGGCGACCGCGACGTCCTCTTCGAGCAGCACAACCCCGACTACTTCGAGGGCGAGAACGGGACGCCGACCGTCATCGTCGCCGACAGCCGCAACGACCGCGTCGTCGAGTACGCCCGCATCGAGGCGGGCGCCGATGTCGACCTCGGTGCGAACGCGACCCGCGTGAACGACGAGTGGGTCCGCACGTGGACCCTCGAGGGCGGGCAACTGGACGACCCGCGGGACGCCGACCGCCTGCCGAACGGCCACACGCTGGTCTCCGACCGACGCGGCCACCGCCTGCTGGAGGTGACGCCGTCCGGCGAGGTCGTCTGGGAGACGTACGGCCCCTGGCAGCCGTACGACGCCGAGCGGGTCGGCACCGGCGACGAGTCCAGCGGCCCGACGATGCGGGAGGCGGGCGCCACGGGCACCGTCGAGATGACCGGGAGCCAGGGCATCGACGTGGAGCGCCAGGAGCAGTGCTACGAGTACCTGACCAGTTCGGACCGGGCCGACCGCCTGCTCCGGCCCGGAGTGCTCGACGGCGGGACGACCGGACCGGCGACGACCGACGCCGGGGACGCGAACGCGACGGACGCGTCCGACGATGGTACGACGGCGACGCCGGCGCTCGGGACCCAGTCGGACGGCCCCGACGGCTGGATGTTCGCCGCCGGCCTGCTGGGCGCGGCAGCGCTGGCCGCCGCTGCGCTGCTCACCCGCCGCCTGGGATAG
- a CDS encoding HalX domain-containing protein encodes MSPSELATVLVVDDEPDVADAYAAQLRGEYDVLTAHSGEAGLAKLDPDVDVVLLARRMPDVRGADVLEEIRDRQLDARVAMVTAVDPDFEIIDMAFDDYVVKPVSRSDLVDTIERLLNCAAYEERFREFYALASKHAALSANKPTAELRSSEEFRELEDRLARLRSELDDIADQFDGEDYAAVFREVEGRALSPLDE; translated from the coding sequence ATGAGTCCCAGCGAGCTCGCGACGGTGTTGGTCGTCGACGACGAGCCGGACGTGGCCGACGCCTATGCCGCGCAGCTCCGCGGCGAGTACGACGTCTTGACGGCCCACAGCGGCGAGGCCGGCCTGGCGAAGCTGGATCCGGACGTGGACGTGGTGCTGCTCGCCCGGCGGATGCCAGACGTCCGGGGCGCCGACGTCCTCGAGGAGATCCGCGACCGGCAGCTGGACGCGCGCGTGGCCATGGTGACCGCCGTCGACCCCGACTTCGAGATCATCGACATGGCGTTCGACGACTACGTCGTCAAGCCGGTCTCCCGATCGGATCTGGTCGACACTATCGAGCGGCTGCTGAACTGCGCCGCCTACGAGGAGCGGTTCCGCGAGTTCTACGCGCTGGCGTCGAAACACGCGGCGCTGTCGGCCAACAAGCCGACTGCGGAGCTGCGCTCCAGCGAGGAGTTCCGGGAACTGGAGGACCGGCTCGCCCGCCTGCGCTCGGAACTGGACGACATCGCGGACCAGTTCGACGGCGAGGACTACGCGGCCGTGTTCCGCGAGGTCGAGGGCCGTGCGCTGTCGCCGCTGGACGAATAG
- a CDS encoding DUF255 domain-containing protein, with the protein MDEFAADTKVEWREWGPEAFERAQAEGKPVLLALTVRWSPECREMDRKTYGEPRIAANVNDGFVPVRVDADRRPRVRERYNMGGFPSTVFLTPSGEVLSGATYLGPAGFRGILDSVRESWDGKGEAAGSVPRALQTAAPPGGEVTTRIEEEMIEQLLAAYDEEYGGWGSDVKFPLPRTVEFALVRARDQATRTLEAIRTHLRDTYGGGFFRYATGRDWSDARREKLLDENAAVMRAFAHGYRYTGEETYREVAEEALEYLTTTLWTGEAFAASQAGDDDYYRMEATERETTEPPHVDETVLADRNGLAVDALATYAAYTDDERASRYAERARDHLREHLIDDGVVTHYVDGEETGPSGFLLDQARVLQGLTTSWQVLGDGESAEAIADWTIEHLQEDSGAFTDGPADGPGLCDRTQYPLDTTVEMADALLDLAALTGADRYREAARDAVASFAGASDRMGVEVAGYATAAARVLEPHVLRVGEPAGSDLHRAALRLADHETTVVPDADCEGAELLVDGDREGAADSPAGLEDALTGE; encoded by the coding sequence ATGGATGAGTTCGCGGCGGACACGAAAGTCGAGTGGCGCGAGTGGGGACCGGAGGCCTTCGAGCGGGCGCAGGCCGAGGGCAAGCCGGTCCTGCTGGCGCTGACGGTCCGGTGGAGCCCGGAGTGCCGGGAGATGGACCGGAAGACGTACGGGGAGCCCCGCATCGCGGCGAACGTTAACGACGGGTTCGTGCCGGTGCGAGTGGACGCCGACCGTCGCCCGCGCGTGCGCGAGCGGTACAACATGGGCGGGTTCCCCTCAACCGTCTTCCTGACGCCGTCGGGCGAGGTGCTCTCGGGGGCGACGTACCTCGGGCCGGCGGGGTTCCGGGGCATCCTCGACAGCGTCCGGGAGTCGTGGGACGGCAAGGGCGAGGCGGCGGGGTCGGTCCCGCGGGCGCTGCAGACGGCGGCGCCGCCGGGCGGGGAGGTCACCACGCGGATCGAGGAGGAGATGATCGAGCAGCTGCTGGCGGCCTACGACGAGGAGTACGGCGGCTGGGGGTCGGACGTGAAGTTCCCGCTGCCGCGGACCGTGGAGTTCGCGCTGGTGCGGGCCCGCGACCAGGCGACGCGGACACTGGAGGCGATCCGGACGCACCTGCGGGACACCTACGGCGGCGGGTTCTTCCGGTACGCGACGGGACGGGACTGGAGCGACGCGCGACGCGAGAAGCTGCTCGACGAGAACGCCGCCGTCATGCGAGCGTTCGCCCACGGGTACCGCTACACCGGCGAGGAGACCTACCGGGAGGTCGCCGAGGAGGCGCTGGAGTATCTCACCACGACCCTCTGGACGGGCGAGGCCTTCGCAGCCAGCCAGGCGGGCGACGACGACTACTACCGCATGGAGGCAACGGAGCGGGAGACCACGGAGCCGCCCCACGTCGACGAGACGGTGCTGGCCGACCGGAACGGGCTGGCCGTGGACGCGCTCGCCACCTACGCGGCCTACACCGACGACGAGCGGGCGAGCCGGTACGCCGAGCGGGCCCGCGACCACCTGCGCGAGCACCTGATCGACGACGGCGTCGTCACCCACTACGTCGACGGCGAGGAGACGGGCCCGTCGGGCTTCCTGCTCGACCAGGCCCGCGTCCTCCAGGGGCTGACCACGAGCTGGCAGGTGCTGGGAGACGGCGAGTCGGCCGAGGCGATCGCGGACTGGACGATCGAGCACCTCCAGGAGGACAGCGGCGCGTTCACGGACGGCCCCGCGGATGGCCCCGGGCTCTGCGACCGGACGCAGTACCCGCTGGACACCACCGTCGAGATGGCCGACGCGCTGCTGGACCTGGCCGCGCTGACCGGCGCTGACCGCTACCGCGAGGCGGCCCGCGACGCCGTGGCCTCCTTCGCCGGCGCGTCCGACCGCATGGGCGTCGAGGTGGCCGGCTACGCGACCGCGGCCGCCCGCGTCCTCGAACCGCACGTCCTCCGCGTCGGCGAACCGGCCGGCAGCGACCTCCACCGGGCGGCCCTGCGGCTGGCCGACCACGAGACGACGGTCGTCCCCGACGCCGACTGCGAGGGGGCCGAACTGCTCGTCGACGGCGACCGCGAGGGCGCGGCGGACTCGCCCGCGGGCCTCGAAGACGCGCTGACGGGGGAGTAG
- a CDS encoding MFS transporter, producing MLSDKRQYQLLYFVFYASANGFIAFRNVYFEELGLTGGQMGLLGAVLVVAGMIAQPIWGVVADRYAAGKRVLLVAAAASGVIVLAYPFAGGFPEPFLLLAVATALLAAVRSPIMPIANSMVLSGGLNYGQVRAFGSIAFGIGVLGIGWALDRLPTDLIFYVYAAGMVVFVAIVVGVPEPDADLTPDLQRDAVGLLTDRRFLVLLIVATVIGGISSAGSAYFSVYVRAIGSSDGLTGTAWMLKTVAEAAVFLSMARIGLSNPTKLTLGAVVYIGVYFVYAAVATPTAILAVQPFLGVGLALFYLAVVNFAHEFAPPELSSTAQTLLFSFGIGTGRALGQLGAGGLMDLVGVQSMYYFLAAGGAVAVAVSLYFHGPAVRRLGAAVGTSR from the coding sequence GTGCTCTCCGACAAGCGCCAGTATCAGCTTCTCTACTTCGTCTTCTACGCCTCCGCGAACGGCTTCATCGCCTTCCGGAACGTCTACTTCGAGGAACTCGGGCTGACGGGCGGCCAGATGGGGTTGCTTGGGGCGGTGCTGGTCGTCGCGGGCATGATCGCCCAGCCGATCTGGGGTGTCGTCGCCGACCGATACGCCGCGGGGAAGCGGGTGCTGCTGGTTGCGGCCGCCGCCTCGGGCGTGATCGTCCTGGCGTACCCGTTCGCGGGCGGGTTCCCGGAGCCGTTCCTCCTGCTCGCGGTCGCGACGGCGCTGCTGGCAGCGGTCCGGTCCCCGATCATGCCCATCGCCAATTCGATGGTACTGTCGGGCGGGCTGAACTACGGCCAGGTGCGCGCGTTCGGCTCGATCGCGTTCGGCATCGGCGTCCTCGGCATCGGCTGGGCGCTCGACCGGCTCCCGACGGACCTGATCTTCTACGTGTACGCAGCGGGGATGGTGGTCTTCGTGGCCATCGTCGTCGGCGTGCCGGAACCGGACGCCGACCTCACGCCGGACCTGCAGCGCGACGCCGTCGGCCTGCTGACCGACCGACGCTTCCTCGTCCTCCTGATCGTCGCGACGGTGATCGGCGGCATCAGCTCGGCCGGCAGCGCGTACTTCTCGGTGTACGTGCGCGCCATCGGCTCCTCCGACGGGCTGACGGGGACCGCCTGGATGCTCAAGACCGTCGCCGAGGCGGCCGTCTTCCTCTCGATGGCGCGGATCGGGCTGTCGAACCCGACGAAGCTGACGCTCGGGGCCGTCGTCTACATCGGGGTCTACTTCGTCTACGCCGCCGTCGCGACGCCGACGGCCATCCTCGCGGTCCAGCCCTTCCTCGGCGTCGGACTGGCGCTGTTCTACCTCGCCGTGGTCAACTTCGCCCACGAGTTCGCGCCGCCGGAGCTGTCCTCGACGGCGCAGACGCTCCTATTCTCCTTCGGCATCGGGACCGGCCGGGCGCTCGGGCAACTGGGGGCCGGCGGCCTGATGGACCTGGTCGGCGTCCAGTCGATGTACTACTTCCTGGCGGCCGGCGGGGCCGTCGCGGTCGCGGTGAGCCTCTACTTCCACGGGCCGGCGGTCCGCCGCCTGGGCGCCGCCGTCGGCACCAGCCGCTAA
- the ahbB gene encoding siroheme decarboxylase subunit beta: MSLQSGDWREGIDEVDAALVDGYQSGFPVTERPFEAVGAELGVDAEEALARVADLLDEGVFRRFGPVLNPPVIGSSALAAVQAPADRFDAVAETINGYDQVNHNYARDHEWNMWFVVTAASREIRDRILDEIEERTGCTVLRLPMLTDYYIDLEFPVVNSDALARESVGSGGSGGDDVRAGPDAVGEGSVSATRISEDAAADLSDLERRLLVAIQEGFPTSATPYRDVAETVGAPVADVLTSIERLLERGCIKRVGFVVNHVRTGFDSNCMVVWDVPDDELDERGRAVGGLPYVTLCYHRPRRPARDWPYNLFTMVHGREASAVDASIDRLADEHLPFEHERLYSTETLKQTGARYADLVGR; encoded by the coding sequence ATGAGCCTCCAGTCGGGCGACTGGCGCGAGGGGATCGACGAGGTGGACGCGGCCCTCGTCGACGGGTACCAGAGCGGCTTCCCGGTCACGGAGCGGCCCTTCGAGGCCGTCGGGGCGGAACTGGGCGTCGACGCCGAGGAGGCGCTCGCCCGGGTGGCGGACCTCCTCGACGAGGGCGTCTTCCGCCGGTTCGGCCCCGTACTGAACCCGCCGGTGATCGGGTCGTCGGCGCTGGCCGCGGTCCAGGCGCCCGCGGACCGGTTCGACGCCGTCGCCGAGACGATCAACGGCTACGACCAGGTCAACCACAACTACGCGCGGGACCACGAGTGGAACATGTGGTTCGTCGTGACGGCGGCGAGCCGGGAGATCCGCGACCGCATCCTGGACGAGATCGAGGAGCGGACGGGGTGTACGGTGCTGCGCCTGCCGATGCTGACGGACTACTACATCGACCTGGAGTTCCCCGTGGTCAATAGCGACGCGCTGGCACGGGAGAGCGTGGGCAGCGGCGGATCGGGCGGCGACGACGTGAGGGCCGGCCCGGACGCGGTCGGCGAGGGGAGCGTGTCGGCGACGCGGATCAGCGAGGACGCCGCCGCGGACCTGTCCGACCTGGAGCGGCGACTGCTCGTTGCGATCCAGGAGGGGTTCCCGACGTCGGCGACGCCGTACCGGGACGTCGCCGAGACCGTCGGCGCTCCGGTCGCGGACGTCCTGACGTCGATCGAGCGGCTGCTGGAGCGGGGCTGTATCAAGCGCGTCGGCTTCGTCGTCAACCACGTCCGGACGGGCTTCGACAGCAACTGCATGGTCGTCTGGGACGTCCCGGACGACGAACTGGACGAGCGGGGTCGGGCGGTCGGGGGGCTGCCGTACGTGACGCTGTGCTACCACCGCCCGCGTCGGCCGGCCCGTGACTGGCCGTACAACCTCTTCACGATGGTCCACGGCCGGGAGGCGTCGGCCGTCGACGCGTCGATCGACCGGCTGGCCGACGAGCACCTCCCCTTCGAGCACGAGCGGCTCTACTCGACGGAGACGCTCAAGCAGACCGGGGCACGGTACGCGGACCTGGTCGGTCGATAG
- a CDS encoding FxsA family protein, which yields MLRVIAVLLLIPLLDAILLAVLAAQYLPVAVVVLLVVLTALLGMLLVRAEGRHTLRRIQEKLATGQVPTDELVDGGFLIAAGAFFLTPGLVTDFVGLLLALPLTRYPIRKAAMRWVIEPYVDARTEGFASGNVYIGGFPGDGGPGAGPSPGSGTGGSGGQGSPPGFDHDNATDIDFEERDDE from the coding sequence ATGCTTCGCGTCATCGCGGTGTTGTTGCTGATACCGCTGCTGGATGCGATCCTGCTGGCGGTGCTGGCCGCGCAGTACCTCCCGGTGGCCGTGGTGGTGCTGCTCGTGGTGCTCACGGCGCTGCTGGGGATGCTGCTGGTGCGGGCCGAGGGCCGGCACACCCTCCGGCGGATACAGGAGAAACTGGCGACCGGTCAGGTGCCCACCGACGAGCTGGTCGACGGCGGGTTCCTGATCGCCGCGGGCGCGTTCTTCCTGACGCCCGGGCTGGTGACGGACTTCGTGGGCCTGCTGCTGGCGCTGCCGCTGACCCGCTACCCCATCCGCAAGGCCGCGATGCGGTGGGTCATCGAGCCCTACGTCGACGCCCGGACCGAGGGCTTCGCCTCCGGGAACGTCTACATCGGCGGCTTCCCCGGCGACGGCGGCCCCGGCGCCGGCCCGAGCCCCGGTTCCGGCACGGGCGGCAGCGGCGGCCAGGGCAGCCCGCCCGGCTTCGACCACGACAACGCCACTGACATCGACTTCGAGGAGCGCGACGACGAGTGA
- a CDS encoding ferredoxin, whose product MSDHDEPVDPSDVGETDAPPVEDKPYKIIFEANKCIGAGKCAEVSDNWELSLDTGIAAPKAYFVGEEQVDDEIRAAEVCPAKKDRGVIHVVDRRTDEEIAPDPEGDGTLSVDW is encoded by the coding sequence ATGAGCGACCACGACGAACCCGTCGACCCGAGCGACGTCGGTGAGACCGACGCCCCGCCCGTCGAGGACAAGCCCTACAAGATTATCTTCGAGGCCAACAAGTGCATCGGCGCGGGCAAGTGCGCGGAGGTCTCCGACAACTGGGAACTGAGCCTGGACACCGGCATCGCGGCGCCGAAGGCCTACTTCGTCGGCGAGGAGCAGGTCGACGACGAAATCCGCGCCGCGGAGGTCTGTCCCGCGAAGAAGGACCGCGGAGTCATCCACGTCGTCGACCGCCGGACGGACGAGGAGATCGCGCCCGACCCCGAGGGCGACGGGACCCTCTCGGTCGACTGGTGA
- a CDS encoding alpha/beta fold hydrolase: protein MADSHASPGPGTGDDAGSTEAGGERTVDDRVEHHRARVDGVSLHYVTAGPEDGDLVVLLHGFPEFWYSWRCQIPALVDAGYRVLAPDMRGYNRSEAPDGVAAYDLDELVGDVAGLIEHVGRERAHVVGHDWGGLVAWQVGIDRPDAVDRLAVMNAPHPGAYLRDLTTWEQLRKSWYVLAFQVPRLPEWGISRDDFAAFDEMFREGTVRPDAFTDADLERYRAAFRRSGLAGPVNYYRALARRRARQGAIAPFDGWPDWRVDVPTLLLWGERDLALATSLTRGVERWVPELRVERFEDAGHWIHIDAVDRVNGALSGFLAGDTGTAGAE from the coding sequence ATGGCCGACAGCCACGCCAGCCCTGGTCCCGGCACCGGAGACGACGCGGGGAGCACCGAGGCGGGCGGCGAACGGACGGTCGACGACCGCGTCGAACACCACCGCGCCCGCGTCGACGGCGTCAGCCTGCACTACGTGACCGCCGGGCCGGAGGACGGCGACCTCGTCGTCCTGCTCCACGGCTTCCCGGAGTTCTGGTACTCCTGGCGCTGCCAGATTCCGGCACTGGTCGACGCGGGCTACCGCGTCCTCGCGCCGGACATGCGCGGGTACAACCGCTCGGAGGCGCCCGACGGCGTCGCAGCCTACGATCTGGACGAACTCGTCGGCGACGTGGCGGGACTGATCGAACACGTCGGCCGCGAACGAGCGCACGTCGTGGGCCACGACTGGGGCGGCCTCGTCGCCTGGCAGGTCGGCATCGACCGGCCCGACGCGGTGGACCGCCTCGCCGTCATGAACGCCCCGCACCCCGGCGCGTACCTGCGCGACCTGACGACGTGGGAGCAGCTCCGGAAGTCCTGGTACGTCCTCGCCTTCCAGGTCCCTCGGCTCCCTGAGTGGGGCATCTCGCGGGACGACTTCGCCGCCTTCGACGAGATGTTCCGCGAGGGGACGGTGCGCCCGGACGCGTTCACCGACGCGGACCTCGAGCGCTACCGCGCGGCGTTCCGCCGTAGCGGCCTGGCGGGGCCGGTCAACTACTACCGGGCACTCGCTCGCCGTCGAGCGAGACAGGGCGCGATCGCCCCGTTCGACGGCTGGCCGGACTGGCGCGTCGACGTCCCGACGCTGCTGCTGTGGGGCGAGCGGGACCTGGCGCTGGCGACGTCGCTGACCCGCGGCGTAGAGCGGTGGGTGCCCGAGCTGCGCGTCGAGCGATTCGAGGACGCCGGCCACTGGATCCACATCGACGCGGTCGATCGGGTGAACGGGGCGCTGTCGGGCTTCCTGGCGGGTGACACCGGAACCGCCGGCGCGGAGTAG
- a CDS encoding peptidylprolyl isomerase — translation MSDLTATIHTTKGDIEIELFDERAPRTVEAFVDHATEAEDYDDAEIGPGEGAWEDPETGEKRVDPIYDGVEFHRVIEDFMIQTGDPEGTGRGGPGYTFEDEFHEDLRHDSAGTVSMANRGPDTNGSQFFITLDETPHLDDKHAVFGEVVDGMDVVEEIGSADTDMHDRPTTPIEIESVEVHD, via the coding sequence ATGAGTGACCTGACCGCGACGATCCACACGACGAAGGGCGACATCGAGATCGAACTGTTCGACGAGCGCGCACCGCGCACCGTCGAGGCGTTCGTCGACCACGCCACCGAGGCCGAGGACTACGACGACGCGGAGATCGGTCCGGGCGAGGGCGCCTGGGAGGACCCCGAGACGGGCGAGAAGCGGGTCGACCCCATCTACGACGGCGTGGAGTTCCACCGCGTCATCGAGGACTTCATGATCCAGACCGGCGACCCCGAGGGCACCGGCCGCGGCGGCCCCGGCTACACCTTCGAGGACGAGTTCCACGAGGACCTGCGCCACGACTCGGCCGGCACGGTGTCGATGGCCAACCGCGGCCCCGACACGAACGGCTCGCAGTTCTTCATCACGCTGGACGAGACGCCCCACCTCGACGACAAGCACGCCGTCTTCGGCGAGGTCGTCGACGGCATGGACGTCGTCGAAGAGATCGGCAGCGCCGACACGGACATGCACGACCGCCCGACGACGCCCATCGAGATCGAGTCCGTCGAGGTCCACGACTAG
- a CDS encoding anthranilate phosphoribosyltransferase — protein MAQTTREYGEWPLKRLMTEVVGSGHKSADDMDRGQAREAFQRILDAEPDETTLGAFWLANRWKRNSPEELAAFVDVMREESVETGVPSADPVDCGANYDGKGDSAILGVAAGVVAAAAGTPVVVHSGDRVPTQKQDAYKHVLDELGVRTELSPGESADMVDDAGFGFYYQPEFNPGVADLYDRRDAMGVRTFVNTVETLANPADADVHLGSFYHLAFAKRMVRTLTRSETNPASRALFFQGMEGYDDVRPGSTVVAEWPSDDEAADEEGILDYEIGTADYGMDVESEDLEVDDVAADSAAITEEVVAGEREDGFADAVALNAALRIYAREDVASIEDGLDEARAAIDDGSAAAVLEDLRAF, from the coding sequence ATGGCTCAGACTACCCGCGAGTACGGGGAGTGGCCGCTCAAGCGGCTGATGACCGAGGTCGTCGGATCGGGGCACAAGTCGGCCGACGACATGGACCGCGGGCAGGCCCGCGAGGCGTTCCAGCGCATCCTCGACGCGGAACCGGACGAGACGACGCTGGGTGCCTTCTGGCTCGCCAACCGCTGGAAGCGCAACTCGCCCGAGGAGCTGGCGGCGTTCGTCGACGTGATGCGCGAGGAGAGCGTCGAGACGGGCGTCCCGAGTGCCGACCCCGTCGACTGCGGGGCCAACTACGACGGCAAGGGCGACAGCGCCATCCTGGGCGTCGCCGCCGGCGTCGTCGCGGCCGCGGCGGGCACCCCCGTCGTCGTCCACAGCGGCGACCGCGTCCCCACCCAGAAGCAGGACGCCTACAAGCACGTCCTCGACGAGCTCGGCGTCCGGACGGAGCTGTCGCCCGGCGAGAGCGCCGACATGGTCGACGACGCCGGCTTCGGCTTCTACTACCAGCCCGAGTTCAACCCCGGGGTCGCCGACCTGTACGACCGTCGCGACGCGATGGGCGTCCGGACGTTCGTCAACACGGTCGAGACGCTGGCGAACCCGGCCGACGCCGACGTCCACCTGGGGAGCTTCTACCACCTCGCGTTCGCCAAGCGGATGGTCCGGACGCTGACACGGAGCGAGACCAACCCAGCGAGTCGGGCGCTGTTCTTCCAGGGCATGGAGGGGTACGACGACGTTCGTCCCGGATCGACGGTCGTCGCCGAGTGGCCCAGCGACGACGAGGCGGCCGACGAAGAGGGCATCCTCGACTACGAGATCGGGACGGCGGACTACGGGATGGACGTAGAGAGCGAGGACCTGGAAGTCGACGACGTCGCGGCCGACTCCGCCGCCATCACCGAGGAAGTAGTGGCCGGCGAGCGCGAGGACGGCTTCGCCGACGCCGTCGCGCTCAACGCCGCGCTGCGGATCTACGCCCGCGAGGACGTCGCGTCCATCGAGGACGGCCTCGACGAGGCCCGCGCCGCCATCGACGACGGCAGCGCCGCCGCCGTCCTCGAGGACCTGCGGGCGTTCTGA